The following nucleotide sequence is from Lysobacter panacisoli.
GATTCCCGCGCCGCGCGCGCGGCGCCCGGCCTCGGCGTGCATCGCATCGGCATCGACACCGAGTTCGCGCATGTCGCCCAGCACCAGCCATGCCTCGCCCGCTGTCGAGGCAAGCGTGTCGATGGCGGCAGCGAGCGAACCGGGGTTGGCGTTGTAGCTGTCGTCGATCAACACCGCGCCGTTGTCGAGGCGATGCGCGATCAGGCGGCCGGCGACCGGACGCGCGGCGTTCAGGCCTTCGGCCACCGCCTGCAGCGAAGCACCGGCATTGAGTGCCAGCGCGGCGGCGGCGAGCGCGTTGCGCACGTTGTGGCGACCCGGCAGCGCGAGCGCGACCTCGGCCTCGCCCTGCGGCGTGACCAGCACGAAGCGCGAACCGTCGTCGTGCGCCTGGATGTCGCGCGCGGTGATGTCGGCGCTGGCGTCCAGTCCGAAGCGGACCAGGCGGCGGCCGTGTGCGCGCTCGGCGAAGTACGGCGCGAATGCATCGTCGGCATTGATCACCGCGACACCGTCCTGCGGCAGTGCGTCGTAGATCGCAGCCTTGGTGTCGGCCACGCCGAGCAGGCTGCCCATGCGCTCCAGATGTCCCGGCGCGATGTTGTTCACCACCGACACGTCGGGACGGGCGATTGCGGTCAGGTACGCGATGTCGCCAGGCTTGCCGGCGCCCATCTCGTAGATCGCGAAGCGCAGGTCCTGCGGCGCGTCGATCACGGCCAGCGGCAGGCCGATCTCGTTGTTGCGGTTGCCGGGCGTCGCGTAGGTGTTGCCGACGCGCTTGAGGATGGTTTCGGTCAGCGACTTCACGCTGGTCTTGCCGTTGCTGCCGGTGATGGCGACGACGGTCTGGCTGCGTTCGCGCTGTAGCGCGGCGGCGTAATCGGCCAGCGCGCGCTCGGTGTCGGCGACGACCACCTGCGGGATCGCGGCATCGACTTCACGCGACACCAGCGCGGCGGCGACGCCGGCCTGCGCGGCCTTGCCGACGTGGTCGTGGCCGTCGAAACGTTCGCCCTTGAGTGCGACGAACAGCGCCGCGCCACCCGGCGGCAACGCGCGGGTGTCGGTGGCGATCGCATCGACCGTGCGGTCCTCGCCGTGCAGGCGGCCGCCGGTCATGCGCGCGATGTTGGACAGGCGCGTCGGCTTCATGGCCTGCGCCCCAGTGCCGCACCGGCAACCAGCGTGTCGTCGAAGGGGTGTTGCACGCCCTGGATGTCCTGGTAGGGCTCGTGGCCCTTGCCGGCCACCAGCACGATGTCGTCGGGTCCGGCCATCGCCACCGCCTGCGCGATCGCCGCGGCGCGGTCGCGCTGCACGATGACGCGTCCGGGATGCTCGAAGCCGGCCATGATGTCGGCGACGATGACGTCGCCGTCCTCGAAGCGCGGGTTGTCGTCGGTAACGA
It contains:
- a CDS encoding UDP-N-acetylmuramoyl-tripeptide--D-alanyl-D-alanine ligase — translated: MKPTRLSNIARMTGGRLHGEDRTVDAIATDTRALPPGGAALFVALKGERFDGHDHVGKAAQAGVAAALVSREVDAAIPQVVVADTERALADYAAALQRERSQTVVAITGSNGKTSVKSLTETILKRVGNTYATPGNRNNEIGLPLAVIDAPQDLRFAIYEMGAGKPGDIAYLTAIARPDVSVVNNIAPGHLERMGSLLGVADTKAAIYDALPQDGVAVINADDAFAPYFAERAHGRRLVRFGLDASADITARDIQAHDDGSRFVLVTPQGEAEVALALPGRHNVRNALAAAALALNAGASLQAVAEGLNAARPVAGRLIAHRLDNGAVLIDDSYNANPGSLAAAIDTLASTAGEAWLVLGDMRELGVDADAMHAEAGRRARGAGIRRLFTLGEHSALATEAFGEGARHYDSHAELADTLKNELRDGVRVLVKGSRGSAMDKVVNAVVSAMAASAPNNARPQGKGDTDAA